A region from the uncultured Macellibacteroides sp. genome encodes:
- a CDS encoding PQQ-binding-like beta-propeller repeat protein — protein MKKAILRNIAIVSALFIVTFSIMLITNYFQVRDTTPLQTEVVETLKQLNDANNTNLALQEQIRQLDLLARKAYFVRLDHLMAGVYILLGMLVVFIVSARFYFAKDKNIPVKTIDPVDEWVDKTQARKYVVWVALGMTAVALVFVLLSSPYLTTKEKTSKEGAAETNPQETALVAEESAVPEAGADTLQTAAEEAVSEVAASKVTHNSFRGNNSNGISAAKGVPVKWNLSSGTHIAWKQSIPRKGFNSPVINGNKVFFSGADNQARELYCYDLNTGKKLWSLPAVNIKGSPKQMPKTTKDTGLAASSVATNGKQVCAIFATGDIICADMDGKQLWAKNLGAPSNHYGYASSLLAFGNEVIVQYDNQNSPKVVALDMATGAERWSKSRTEKITWSSPVIAYVNNKPQLVLMGNPAITAYDPNNGKQLWRVECLSGEVGSSACSANGIVFGASEYAKLVAINATDGSVLWESNDYLPEVSSPVATKDNLYLATSYGVVASFDTKTGQTGKVHELNTEFYSSPVIADGKVYLFSNDGKMFVFSADKEFRLLDSFETGEHTFATPAFTDNKIVVRTENSIYCVTAN, from the coding sequence ATGAAAAAAGCGATTCTAAGAAATATAGCCATTGTTTCGGCTCTGTTTATAGTAACCTTCTCAATCATGTTGATTACCAATTATTTTCAGGTAAGAGACACGACACCTCTCCAAACGGAAGTAGTGGAAACGTTGAAACAATTGAATGATGCGAATAACACCAATCTCGCACTACAGGAGCAGATACGACAACTGGATTTGTTAGCCAGAAAAGCCTATTTTGTGAGGCTCGACCATTTGATGGCAGGTGTTTATATACTTTTGGGCATGCTGGTTGTGTTCATTGTCAGCGCCCGTTTTTACTTTGCAAAAGACAAAAATATTCCGGTTAAAACAATAGATCCGGTTGATGAGTGGGTTGATAAAACCCAGGCACGCAAATATGTTGTTTGGGTAGCTTTGGGGATGACTGCCGTAGCCTTGGTTTTTGTATTGCTGAGTTCCCCTTATCTGACCACGAAAGAAAAAACATCGAAAGAAGGTGCGGCTGAGACAAATCCGCAGGAAACAGCCTTGGTTGCGGAAGAATCCGCAGTACCTGAAGCGGGAGCAGATACGTTGCAAACGGCCGCTGAGGAGGCAGTATCGGAAGTTGCAGCTTCAAAAGTTACCCACAATTCTTTCCGTGGAAACAATTCCAATGGAATATCTGCGGCGAAAGGGGTTCCTGTTAAATGGAATTTAAGCAGTGGTACCCATATAGCCTGGAAACAAAGCATACCTCGTAAAGGATTTAATTCGCCTGTTATTAATGGAAATAAAGTCTTTTTTTCAGGAGCTGATAATCAGGCTCGCGAACTCTATTGTTACGACCTGAATACAGGGAAAAAGCTTTGGTCTCTGCCGGCAGTCAATATCAAGGGTTCTCCCAAACAGATGCCAAAAACAACGAAGGATACCGGATTGGCTGCATCCAGTGTGGCTACAAACGGCAAGCAGGTCTGCGCTATTTTTGCCACCGGCGATATTATATGCGCAGATATGGATGGAAAACAATTATGGGCTAAGAATCTGGGTGCCCCGAGCAATCACTACGGATACGCCTCCTCTTTGCTGGCATTTGGAAACGAAGTTATTGTACAGTACGATAACCAGAACTCTCCCAAAGTGGTAGCATTGGATATGGCCACCGGCGCTGAACGATGGAGCAAGAGCCGTACGGAAAAGATAACATGGAGTTCGCCTGTTATCGCTTATGTAAATAACAAACCTCAACTTGTTCTGATGGGTAACCCGGCAATCACCGCCTATGATCCCAATAACGGGAAGCAACTTTGGCGTGTTGAATGTCTGAGTGGGGAAGTAGGTTCCAGTGCATGCAGTGCCAACGGAATCGTGTTTGGTGCCAGTGAATATGCCAAATTGGTGGCAATCAACGCCACGGATGGAAGTGTGCTCTGGGAATCCAACGATTACCTGCCGGAAGTATCCAGTCCGGTAGCAACAAAAGACAACCTGTATCTGGCTACCAGCTATGGAGTGGTAGCATCCTTTGACACCAAAACCGGACAAACCGGCAAAGTGCATGAACTGAATACGGAATTTTATTCGTCTCCGGTTATTGCTGATGGAAAGGTTTATCTTTTCAGCAACGATGGAAAGATGTTTGTATTCTCGGCCGACAAAGAATTCCGACTGCTGGATTCGTTCGAAACGGGTGAGCATACTTTTGCAACACCGGCTTTTACCGACAATAAAATAGTGGTGCGTACCGAAAATAGTATTTACTGTGTAACTGCAAATTGA
- a CDS encoding NAD(P)H-dependent oxidoreductase subunit E, which yields MACNCENNSVEANEEMIAKVDAIIDRIGTSRQIIIPLLQALQHEFSYLPSAALEHIYERTEIDRAQLISVSTFYSQFRHIPYGKHLIKVCTGTACHVKGAGNVYDSFRRELKMEGENITSDDQLFSIEKIACLGCCTLAPVVQIDEKIYGHVQPGKVNEVIEDFLGFQNKTEKEETKNKLRKIAGEIRLGMGSCCQASGSSDIYKELQKASGELGIDVNIKPVGCVGVCNKVPLIDVVHADGSITRYPNVKAVEIKEILHYHFKPAGYLKRLKNSFLNQVDTFHTDSTWDNVIWKSENERTGVIDSFLSGQKHISTQGYGFLAPLNIDEYISHSGFDALKKVLFTSTSAETIGTILKSGIRGRGGGGFTTGKKWEIVAASGKKDKYVICNGDEGDPGAFMDRMMLESYPFRVIEGMIIAGFAVGANKGIFYIRAEYPLAVVRIRRALELCREHNLVGENIAGSDFSFDITIFEGAGAFVCGEETALIASIEGERGFPKQRPPFPAVAGLHGLPTLVNNVETLSQISYIVNNGADYYRQIGTPSSKGTKVFALAGKIRHGGLIEVPMGITLNQIIEDIGGGLEHGEKLKAVQIGGPSGGCIPAHLCDVEVDFDAFNQMGAMMGSGGLVVLSESDCMVDMARYFLSFTCDQSCGKCTFCRVGIRRMLDILDKICSGRAEMADLDKLEQLALNIKKASLCGLGKTAPNPVLTTLKYFREEYEAHVNGICKTGTCKEMVKYVVTEQCIGCTRCAKACPVDAIPYTPYEVHTIDVSKCVLCGLCVNECNYDAIRKVPLKAN from the coding sequence ATGGCATGTAATTGTGAAAACAATAGCGTTGAAGCGAATGAGGAGATGATAGCCAAAGTTGACGCTATCATCGATCGGATTGGCACATCACGACAGATTATTATTCCGTTGTTGCAAGCTTTGCAGCATGAATTCAGTTATCTGCCTTCGGCTGCTCTTGAGCATATCTATGAACGGACGGAGATAGACCGGGCTCAATTGATCAGCGTTTCAACATTTTATTCCCAGTTCCGTCATATCCCTTACGGAAAGCATCTTATCAAGGTATGCACAGGAACCGCCTGCCACGTAAAAGGAGCTGGAAACGTATATGATTCGTTTCGCAGGGAATTGAAAATGGAAGGCGAGAACATTACTTCGGACGATCAGCTTTTCTCGATCGAGAAGATAGCCTGTCTGGGTTGTTGTACATTGGCCCCGGTAGTTCAGATTGATGAAAAAATATATGGCCATGTGCAGCCTGGGAAAGTAAACGAAGTGATAGAGGATTTCCTTGGTTTTCAGAATAAAACAGAAAAAGAGGAAACTAAAAATAAATTACGAAAGATAGCCGGGGAAATCCGTCTCGGGATGGGATCGTGTTGTCAGGCCAGTGGTTCTTCTGACATATATAAGGAGCTGCAAAAGGCTTCTGGGGAGTTGGGTATCGATGTGAATATCAAGCCGGTGGGCTGTGTAGGGGTATGTAATAAGGTACCCCTCATTGATGTGGTGCATGCCGATGGTTCAATTACACGTTATCCGAATGTAAAAGCAGTCGAAATCAAAGAAATCCTGCATTATCATTTTAAACCAGCGGGTTATCTGAAGCGTTTGAAAAACAGCTTCCTCAACCAAGTTGATACATTTCATACCGATTCCACGTGGGACAATGTGATATGGAAGTCCGAAAACGAACGAACAGGCGTGATAGACAGTTTTCTGTCTGGTCAGAAACACATCTCTACACAGGGATACGGGTTTCTGGCGCCGCTTAACATTGACGAATACATCTCCCACAGCGGTTTCGATGCCCTCAAAAAAGTCCTCTTTACCAGTACCAGTGCAGAAACAATCGGTACCATTCTGAAAAGCGGCATCCGCGGACGTGGAGGAGGAGGCTTTACAACAGGAAAGAAATGGGAAATCGTGGCAGCTTCCGGTAAGAAAGATAAATATGTTATCTGTAACGGCGACGAGGGAGATCCAGGTGCTTTTATGGACCGCATGATGCTTGAATCCTATCCATTCCGTGTGATAGAAGGCATGATCATTGCCGGATTTGCTGTGGGAGCCAATAAAGGAATCTTTTATATACGCGCCGAATATCCGCTTGCGGTTGTTCGAATTCGTAGGGCTCTCGAACTGTGCCGGGAACATAATCTTGTTGGTGAGAACATTGCCGGAAGTGACTTTTCATTCGATATAACAATCTTTGAAGGAGCCGGCGCGTTTGTGTGTGGAGAAGAGACTGCTCTTATCGCCTCTATAGAAGGGGAACGAGGTTTTCCGAAACAACGCCCCCCCTTTCCTGCTGTAGCAGGACTGCACGGATTGCCTACATTGGTGAATAATGTGGAGACGTTGAGTCAGATTTCGTATATAGTAAATAACGGAGCGGATTATTATCGCCAGATTGGTACCCCAAGTAGCAAAGGCACCAAGGTCTTTGCGTTGGCTGGTAAGATTCGTCACGGCGGACTCATTGAAGTACCTATGGGTATCACCCTCAATCAGATTATCGAGGATATCGGAGGCGGACTGGAACATGGAGAGAAGCTGAAGGCCGTACAGATTGGTGGTCCGTCGGGTGGTTGTATTCCTGCTCATCTATGCGATGTTGAGGTGGATTTCGACGCCTTTAATCAGATGGGAGCCATGATGGGTTCCGGAGGATTGGTGGTGCTGAGCGAAAGCGATTGTATGGTTGATATGGCCCGTTACTTTTTGAGTTTTACTTGCGACCAGTCCTGCGGAAAATGTACATTTTGCCGGGTGGGTATCCGCCGAATGCTTGATATACTAGACAAAATATGCAGTGGAAGAGCGGAGATGGCCGATCTCGACAAGTTGGAGCAACTGGCATTGAACATAAAGAAGGCTTCTCTTTGCGGATTGGGAAAAACAGCCCCCAACCCGGTGCTGACAACCCTGAAGTATTTTCGCGAAGAATACGAAGCTCACGTGAACGGAATATGCAAAACGGGAACCTGCAAAGAGATGGTGAAATACGTGGTTACGGAACAATGTATCGGATGTACCCGATGCGCGAAAGCTTGTCCGGTGGACGCCATACCTTATACGCCTTATGAGGTTCATACGATAGACGTAAGTAAGTGTGTTCTTTGCGGATTGTGTGTAAACGAATGTAACTACGATGCCATTCGGAAAGTGCCTTTAAAGGCAAACTGA
- a CDS encoding 2Fe-2S iron-sulfur cluster-binding protein: MVITIDNTNVEVLEGETLLEVASRAGYTIPSLCYAKGAKHKSSCMVCAVKNCSTGQIIPSCTTIPVGGMQIETDSEEVRLVRTLSLELLLSDHRADCEAPCTLVCPQGLDIERMLGYYDADRKKEAYDTLAAAFSLPEIACDNCKAPCEKACRRGTVDEPVSIRVIIREVAGMADAESAAMEMNFPKPDKKAFLSRLGRFTEKERTFLKANIHSASNCLHCACSGRGDCKLRYYSTLQGIKRSRYEASSALPAMNKIHIVGNLWYEQAKCIRCGLCVYNSENGFTFRDRGFGMQVVLPEENRKNIKEELAELCPTGALYRV; encoded by the coding sequence ATGGTGATTACGATAGATAATACCAATGTTGAAGTATTGGAGGGCGAAACCTTGCTGGAAGTTGCCAGCAGAGCCGGATATACAATTCCTTCGCTTTGTTATGCAAAGGGAGCCAAGCATAAATCTTCGTGCATGGTATGCGCCGTAAAGAACTGTTCGACAGGACAAATAATACCCTCATGTACCACCATTCCTGTGGGTGGAATGCAGATCGAAACAGATAGTGAAGAGGTGCGGCTTGTTCGTACCTTGTCGCTCGAATTGCTACTAAGCGACCATAGGGCAGATTGCGAAGCACCCTGTACTTTGGTCTGCCCTCAGGGATTAGATATTGAACGGATGCTGGGCTATTATGACGCAGACCGGAAGAAGGAGGCTTACGATACTCTTGCTGCTGCCTTTTCACTTCCGGAGATAGCCTGCGACAACTGTAAAGCTCCTTGCGAAAAGGCCTGCCGCCGTGGAACGGTGGATGAACCTGTATCAATCCGTGTGATTATCCGGGAGGTGGCCGGAATGGCCGATGCTGAGTCTGCGGCTATGGAAATGAACTTCCCGAAACCGGATAAAAAAGCTTTTTTGTCTCGTTTGGGACGGTTTACGGAAAAAGAAAGGACCTTTCTAAAAGCAAACATTCATTCGGCGTCCAATTGCCTGCACTGTGCCTGTTCGGGACGAGGGGATTGTAAATTAAGGTATTATTCCACCTTGCAAGGAATAAAACGATCACGGTATGAAGCCAGTTCGGCTTTGCCGGCCATGAATAAAATACATATTGTTGGAAATTTATGGTACGAACAGGCCAAATGTATTCGCTGCGGATTATGTGTTTATAACAGTGAGAACGGCTTTACCTTTAGAGACAGAGGGTTCGGGATGCAAGTAGTGCTTCCCGAAGAAAACCGGAAGAATATAAAGGAAGAATTAGCGGAATTGTGTCCTACGGGAGCATTGTACAGAGTTTGA
- a CDS encoding PQQ-binding-like beta-propeller repeat protein, which yields MKRLVLFAGMVYLLMSCAGSPGFTDGKGDMDWQLFRGDAALSGYTDTPLPEDPVLLWSYKGNTRTVSSPVVDKGTTYWCDKKGHIQGIDIKGNPAFSYDLNTAVEATPMIHDSILYIGRIDGFLSAVSLSKKDTLWNFETMGQVSATPNTVNFEGRKSVVFGSYDNFLYCVDARDGSEINRFESGYYLNGAVAVWKEHVIFGGCDSWLRIINTRTGMPTDSLLLDAYIPASPAIMGDFCYVGDYSGNIYELLLEKGKIVRHKKIMKSTNENSSFVSVLSITSETVYALSYERYLYSINRKDGKVNWKYLLKGNVGESSPLVCDDKVIVCTKTGIVTILDTQKGTLEWEYDTGEQIVGSPAIIKDHFFVLTTKGTLLCFGNK from the coding sequence ATGAAACGATTGGTTCTGTTTGCAGGAATGGTGTATTTATTGATGAGCTGTGCCGGAAGCCCCGGTTTCACAGACGGCAAAGGCGACATGGACTGGCAGTTATTCCGTGGAGATGCCGCTTTGAGTGGGTATACTGATACCCCTCTTCCCGAGGATCCGGTGTTGTTGTGGAGCTACAAAGGAAATACCCGGACGGTCTCTTCGCCGGTGGTGGATAAAGGAACAACCTATTGGTGCGACAAAAAAGGTCACATCCAGGGGATAGATATAAAAGGAAATCCGGCTTTCAGTTATGATCTGAATACAGCCGTCGAAGCCACTCCGATGATCCACGACTCCATTCTCTATATTGGACGCATCGATGGCTTTTTGAGTGCTGTTTCTCTAAGTAAGAAAGACACTCTTTGGAATTTTGAGACCATGGGACAGGTATCTGCCACACCCAATACTGTAAATTTCGAAGGAAGGAAGTCGGTTGTGTTCGGTAGTTACGATAATTTCCTTTACTGTGTGGATGCCCGCGACGGGTCCGAAATAAACCGCTTTGAGTCCGGATACTACCTGAACGGAGCTGTAGCTGTCTGGAAGGAACATGTCATATTCGGAGGTTGCGACTCTTGGTTGCGCATCATCAACACCCGTACAGGTATGCCGACAGATTCGTTGTTGCTCGACGCTTATATACCTGCATCGCCAGCTATTATGGGCGATTTCTGCTATGTTGGCGATTATTCAGGCAACATCTACGAACTTTTGCTGGAAAAGGGGAAGATTGTCCGTCACAAGAAAATAATGAAATCAACGAATGAGAACAGCTCATTTGTTTCAGTCTTATCCATCACCTCCGAAACAGTGTACGCGCTTTCCTACGAGCGATATTTGTATTCGATAAACCGTAAAGACGGAAAGGTGAACTGGAAATATCTGTTGAAAGGAAATGTTGGTGAAAGCTCTCCGCTGGTCTGCGATGATAAAGTGATTGTTTGTACGAAAACCGGTATTGTCACCATCCTGGATACCCAAAAGGGAACACTGGAATGGGAATACGATACGGGGGAACAGATCGTAGGTTCGCCGGCAATTATTAAAGATCATTTCTTTGTGCTGACGACCAAGGGAACGCTTTTATGTTTTGGAAATAAATAG
- a CDS encoding ABC transporter ATP-binding protein — MPLIKLSNIKKSFRDGENQLNNVLRGINMEIGKGEFVAIKGASGSGKTTLLSILGTLLQPDGGSYLLDETEMTMEGVDHSLVRNKQLGFVFQDHRLMPQYTVLENILLPALAYASKTGKEETEYAHRLLELTHISGVAHQYPSTLSGGEASRVAVCRALIMKPKLLLADEPTGQLDAENAWNIASLLSEINQNLHTTIVMVTHSEETSSVAHRILTLKEGILR; from the coding sequence ATGCCTTTAATCAAATTATCAAATATAAAGAAAAGTTTCCGGGATGGAGAAAACCAGCTGAATAACGTGCTCCGTGGAATAAATATGGAGATCGGAAAGGGTGAGTTCGTCGCTATCAAAGGAGCTTCAGGTTCGGGTAAAACAACGCTGTTGTCTATTCTGGGAACGTTACTGCAACCTGATGGAGGCAGTTATTTATTGGATGAGACGGAAATGACAATGGAAGGAGTAGATCATTCGCTGGTTCGCAATAAACAGCTCGGCTTTGTATTTCAGGATCATCGGCTGATGCCCCAATATACGGTATTGGAAAATATTTTACTGCCTGCCCTGGCATATGCTTCCAAGACAGGAAAAGAAGAAACTGAATATGCGCACAGATTGCTGGAGCTAACACATATATCCGGTGTAGCACATCAATATCCCTCAACCTTATCTGGAGGGGAAGCAAGCCGTGTTGCCGTTTGCCGGGCATTGATCATGAAGCCCAAGCTTCTTCTTGCCGACGAACCAACCGGACAACTGGATGCCGAGAATGCATGGAATATTGCTTCGTTACTTTCGGAAATCAACCAGAATTTGCATACTACGATCGTGATGGTTACACACTCGGAAGAAACTTCTTCTGTAGCGCACCGCATCCTCACACTTAAAGAAGGTATTTTGAGATGA
- a CDS encoding ABC transporter permease — protein MNIKNLAHKNISFYIRYYKLIAVASLITVAIIVGSLVVGDSVRMTLVRQMEDRFGDTETVIFSRNTFMPSNLLKTSLFKESARGILLTNGFVSQGQKLIPVFVWGVDDMSISEDSVRMNPALADELKQEGPADIVLRLPATGLVPSGSLFVTENYTTSLRLSYVGVVEAQAGGNISMKNEQIIPFNIFVNRDKLAEVLEVEGKINLILNNKPVSDSDLAKVWDYTSSGLKVDRKNGYTEITSDRVFLQEEVVETIRRNNREPNRMFSYFANSIELDGASIPYSFVTATDRYKGDSLQKDEIILSDYSARRLHAGVGDTIQVSYFTSRELKILHTDTIQLRVRQIVPLAELQQDSTLSAEFPGLSDVERCTDWDSDLPINMDLITDEDEEYWKLYRSTPKAIIAYEAVAKEWGNAYGNATAVRVANAEPDLSKLTPAMFGIQLISPREAGLDAAKNGVDFSGLFLALAFFIIVSAMMLMLIPLTEMLYQRRYEIELLQSLGYTRKRIVKIFWMELAPVVLVASVAGVLVGLLYTSLVMWMLGNVWIGATQTGGFIVYPDLVTILIGFIAGISLSLVLLRLMLVKAMKEKQKVSGRKMGSIRTKRVLLILSGVLAIGMIGINVFFLHSVTLFVTAGVVLIGMAALWGDFLITRNASASKDNFHVSSLTWATLYAGKKQAILSFLALATGVFIVFSVGLNRKGFADSSQLRTGTGGYALWSESSVPIYHSMATQAGREKLSLTDLPPDTEILQCLRYSADDASCLNLNKVKNSTVLGVDMNALSASDFQIEQSLYPVDRKAFFELMQMRKDSVYPALVDATVLTWGLGLSLGDTLWYEGDNGQRVAIQLTGTLSNSIFQGNILIDQALFREIWEETTGSEVFLLKVDETKKEELKSLLSQALNEYGVRIFTTNDRLRQFNTVTDTYLTIFLTLGCLGLLLGIMGFVIVIRKNLSMRLWEINMYRTLGFTDKRIEQLFYKENLLVPLYALATGVISALVGVSSTFMNAGIWIWLLALLFTIFFVVCVLVFIKRSVKDEIEKSKRL, from the coding sequence ATGAATATAAAAAATCTGGCTCATAAGAACATCTCCTTTTATATACGCTATTACAAGTTAATAGCGGTAGCTTCGCTTATTACCGTTGCCATAATCGTGGGTAGTCTGGTGGTAGGGGATTCTGTCCGGATGACGCTGGTAAGGCAGATGGAGGATCGTTTTGGAGATACTGAAACTGTTATTTTCTCGAGGAACACCTTTATGCCCTCTAACCTGCTTAAGACATCCCTGTTTAAAGAATCGGCCAGAGGCATATTGCTGACAAATGGTTTTGTCTCGCAGGGACAAAAACTGATTCCCGTGTTTGTGTGGGGAGTGGACGATATGTCGATCTCCGAAGATTCCGTCAGGATGAATCCCGCACTGGCAGACGAATTGAAGCAAGAAGGTCCGGCTGATATCGTACTTCGTCTGCCGGCAACCGGTCTGGTCCCGTCGGGCTCACTGTTTGTGACCGAAAACTACACAACCAGTCTTCGCCTGTCCTACGTCGGCGTTGTGGAAGCACAAGCAGGTGGCAACATCAGCATGAAAAACGAACAAATCATTCCGTTCAATATTTTTGTAAACCGCGATAAACTGGCCGAAGTTCTGGAAGTGGAAGGGAAAATAAACCTGATATTGAACAACAAGCCTGTGTCTGATTCCGATCTGGCCAAAGTCTGGGATTATACTAGTTCCGGACTAAAGGTGGACCGAAAAAACGGATATACTGAAATTACCTCCGACCGGGTTTTTCTGCAGGAAGAGGTGGTGGAAACAATACGGCGAAATAACAGGGAGCCAAATAGGATGTTCTCTTATTTCGCCAATTCAATAGAGTTGGACGGGGCTTCCATTCCCTATTCTTTCGTAACGGCGACAGACCGGTATAAAGGAGATTCATTGCAGAAGGATGAGATTATTCTTTCCGATTATTCGGCCCGCAGGCTGCATGCCGGGGTGGGCGATACCATACAGGTTTCTTATTTTACTTCCCGGGAATTAAAGATATTGCATACGGATACCATCCAATTGCGGGTGCGGCAAATTGTTCCATTAGCCGAATTGCAGCAAGACAGTACCCTGAGTGCTGAGTTTCCTGGTCTTTCCGATGTGGAACGGTGTACCGACTGGGATAGCGACCTTCCCATCAATATGGATTTAATAACTGATGAGGACGAAGAATATTGGAAACTTTACCGTAGCACCCCCAAAGCAATTATTGCCTACGAAGCGGTGGCGAAGGAGTGGGGCAATGCTTATGGAAATGCTACAGCCGTTAGGGTGGCCAACGCGGAACCCGATCTGTCGAAACTTACTCCGGCTATGTTTGGTATTCAACTTATCTCCCCCCGCGAAGCAGGACTGGATGCCGCAAAGAATGGCGTAGATTTCTCCGGACTTTTTCTTGCGCTGGCTTTCTTTATTATTGTTTCCGCAATGATGCTGATGCTGATTCCGTTGACCGAAATGCTTTATCAGCGGAGGTATGAAATAGAACTGCTCCAATCACTTGGCTATACACGGAAACGTATTGTTAAAATCTTTTGGATGGAATTGGCACCCGTTGTACTGGTAGCATCGGTTGCCGGAGTCTTGGTTGGATTGCTATATACCAGCCTGGTGATGTGGATGCTTGGAAATGTGTGGATAGGAGCCACACAGACAGGAGGCTTTATCGTATATCCTGATTTGGTTACTATACTTATAGGCTTTATTGCAGGCATCTCCCTGTCTTTGGTGCTGCTTCGCCTGATGCTTGTAAAGGCGATGAAGGAGAAACAGAAAGTATCCGGACGAAAAATGGGAAGTATCCGGACTAAAAGAGTTTTGCTTATCCTTTCGGGTGTGCTGGCGATAGGTATGATAGGCATCAATGTGTTTTTTCTACATTCAGTGACCCTCTTTGTAACAGCGGGAGTTGTGTTGATTGGAATGGCAGCCTTGTGGGGCGACTTCCTGATAACCCGCAACGCGTCTGCTTCGAAGGATAATTTTCATGTTTCCAGCCTGACATGGGCCACCTTATACGCTGGCAAAAAGCAGGCTATCTTATCCTTTCTTGCTCTTGCAACCGGCGTGTTTATTGTCTTTTCAGTAGGACTAAACCGTAAAGGGTTTGCCGACAGTTCGCAGCTTCGTACCGGAACGGGAGGATATGCGCTCTGGAGTGAAAGCAGTGTGCCCATTTATCATTCCATGGCAACACAGGCAGGCAGGGAAAAACTTTCTCTTACGGATTTGCCTCCAGATACGGAAATACTCCAGTGTTTACGGTATAGTGCCGATGACGCAAGTTGCCTGAACCTTAATAAAGTAAAGAACTCTACGGTGCTGGGGGTTGATATGAATGCCTTGTCGGCTAGTGATTTTCAGATCGAACAAAGTTTGTATCCCGTGGACAGAAAAGCCTTTTTCGAACTGATGCAGATGCGCAAAGATTCCGTATATCCAGCTTTGGTTGATGCCACGGTTCTTACCTGGGGGCTTGGGCTAAGTCTGGGAGATACCCTTTGGTATGAAGGAGACAACGGACAAAGGGTTGCGATACAGCTGACAGGAACGTTATCCAATTCCATCTTTCAAGGGAATATTTTGATTGACCAGGCCTTGTTTCGGGAAATATGGGAGGAAACAACAGGCAGTGAGGTATTTCTTCTGAAAGTGGATGAAACAAAGAAAGAGGAGCTTAAAAGTCTTCTCTCCCAAGCACTGAATGAGTATGGTGTACGGATTTTTACAACAAACGACCGACTCAGACAATTCAATACTGTAACCGACACGTACCTGACTATCTTCCTGACACTTGGATGTTTAGGATTACTATTGGGTATTATGGGCTTCGTTATCGTGATTCGTAAAAACCTTTCCATGCGGTTGTGGGAAATAAATATGTATCGGACATTGGGTTTTACAGACAAGAGAATAGAGCAACTCTTTTATAAGGAAAACCTGCTTGTCCCGTTGTATGCACTTGCCACAGGTGTAATAAGCGCGTTGGTGGGGGTAAGCAGCACCTTTATGAATGCAGGAATTTGGATATGGCTGTTAGCCTTGCTTTTCACCATTTTCTTTGTAGTGTGCGTACTGGTTTTTATAAAGAGATCGGTAAAAGATGAAATTGAGAAATCAAAACGATTGTAA